In Procambarus clarkii isolate CNS0578487 chromosome 17, FALCON_Pclarkii_2.0, whole genome shotgun sequence, the sequence atatatcagaACAATATCGAAAAGTATACATTGAATAAATTGTTTAACTTCATCATATAAGAAacaatattaaataaaaataactaCCACAATAAAAAACAAGATAAAATAGcaataattcatttataaaataactatataaatatataaagatTGATAAAATAAGGATTAAAATACGAAAAGAGAGAGAATTAAAAGCCTAAAATTATTTTCTtaagtattatattatatatgcaaatgaaaaaacTTACAATATAGCGAATTAGTTATGAAATATAAATTCTCAAACAAGGAGACTGAAGTAATGACCGCTTGAGACGCCGTTGATAAGCGCTTGTTAAGAACAGTATTCCGACAAGGGCGCTAAAGCGCATCCGTAGACGGACCTCTGTTTAACGAGGATCTGTTTGATGGATATTTTAAATCCTCCTTAAGATGGGTTATATTCTAAGATGTGAAGATTATGGGCAGAGCTATTCAGCATCTCGCGCATTTGCATGGTCCTCAAATAAAGGATTTTCTACAGCACTGAGTGAAAATATCGCTTGAAAAATTATACCATTAAAAAATATTGAATGTTTAATATAATGGACGTGGCTAAGCCTCAGGGGTATGACTTAGTTCCCTTCCCCTTAACCAGTTTCTTTAATATATCAGGAGAaaccaccaagccattacgaccatgtAGCGAATATACAATATACAGATGGCTTGTTATTGACCGTAgacaagagtaatttccttcagcCAATATGGTATGAATACATCTAACAGATGTATTCATACCATATTGTATTCATGTATCATATTGTATTCATGTATCAGCCAATATGGTATGAATACATGTATCATATTGTATTCACGTATCAGCCAATATGGTATGAATACATGTATCATATTGTATTCACGTATCAGCCAATATGGTATGAATACATcatattccccctccccccccctcccccggggggaagggggggatatgATGTCCAAGTAACGATCAACAACGTATTAGTAACATCAACATCACTATCCATTTGTTACATCAACGCTGTTTGGCCAGCTTCGCTCGGGgaagtgtgtgttggtcacaagaATGTGTGTTGGTCACAAGAATGTGTGTTGGTCACAAGAATGTGTGTTGGTCACAAGAATGTGTGTTGGTCACAAGAATGTGTGTTGGTCACAAGAATGTGTGTTGTGAATATTTCAGTCTTGACTATATAATTTTTCTCTATTATATCAATGTGTTTACTTCCATCAATACAAGTCTTGACCCGGGAGTCAATACATGtacatgttttgttttgttatatAAAAGCCAAATCGTGCCAGAATTTTTTACTCTACAAAAGCTAAAAACACATCTTGGAACGACTTTTGCGCGGGTTCTTGTCTCGTTGGAGTTAACAACAGTGGTCGTTGATGCGTTTAACTGTGTGATAAACTTGAGAGGTTTAGGTCAGGCCAAACTTGTATAGCTTCGAAGTGATATAAAAGTCGAACTCGTTCCCGTGGGGACTGTTACGTTTTGGCTGGACGAAATTCAATTTCGGAGACTCTTGCACACGTGTGTATCCTACGAGTACAGTCCTGTACTGTCTTGTACTATTCTGTAGGTACAGTTCAGTGAGTACAGTCCTGTACAGTCTCGTATGGTCCTAGGAGTACAGTCCAATCCGTGCAGTCCTATTTCAGACTGTTGCTCAGTTTCCGTCCATATATCTGAGAGAGCTGCTTCCATCTACATATTTAAGGCAGTTTCCATCATCACGTGAACAAGATAACTATCGTCCTTATATAAATGAGACTGATAATTAGAGTTTAATTTCATGACAgttgtaaataatatatatttcaatCATATCTATATCAGTCATTACAGAAAGGGAGGCCTTTTCTACTCGGAACATTTTTCTAATGTTAGGAAATGATTAGCAAACTAATCAAattattttatgtgtaattatattttaccAGTTTCTCTATATGCTCTGAACATGTGAATTGGAATTTAGAAATAAGAATTAACAATATTGTCAAAGTTCTGATAAAAATAACCTGATATCAGGATTGTGAGAGGTAAGAAAAAATTCCATCCATTTGCAGAGGTCTCGACTGGTTGatagctggttgatacctggttgatggggttctgggaaatgttctattccccaagcccggcccaaggccaggcttgacttgtgagagcttggttcaccaggctgttgcttggagcggcctgcaggctcacatatccaccacagcccgattggtccggcactccttggagaaaacagtcaagttttctcttgaaagGATTGAATAGTCATCTCTCTCGACTATTGAGGCTTTACACAGGGCTATTCACAGAGACTACATATGGGGCTACACAATGGGCTACACATAAAGCTTAACATAGGGGCTAGAGACTAAATTGGGGAAACCAGTGAATCCTTGAGGATTTCAATTGAATTATTACTGAGTGGTTAGCAATATGTCGTCCACTTTCTAATGGAGACGGGACATCTGCCATCCGCTGATCACGACGATATATACTGACTTTCTGACACGTGTTTTATGTATTTTGTCacgtgtttgtgtggtgttttaCACATGTTAATATCAATGGAAATTATATATATTGTTTGCACTTGATGCAATTCAGGCAGTCATAATTCAGTGGTAACAACTTCATCATTGCCTGTTACAACTTAGCTAATATCTATCGCTCTTGTAGTCATGAGTGACTCGGTGCCAACATCTGAAGGACCTGTAATCATGAGTGACTCGGTGTCAACATCTGAAGGACCTGTAATCATGAGTGACTCAGTGCCAACATCTGAAGGACCTGTAATCATGAGTGACTCGGTGTCAACATCTGAAGGACCTGTAATCATGAGTGACTCAGTGCCAACATCTGAAGGACCTGTAGTCATGAGTGACTCGGTGCCAACATCTGAAGGACCTGTAATCATGAGTGACTCGGTGTCAACATCTGAAGGATCTGTAATCATGAGTGACTCGGTGTCAACATCTGAAGGACCTGTAATCATGAGTGACTCGGTGTCAACATCTGAAGGACCTGTAATCATGAGTGACTCAGTGTCAACATCTGAAGGACCTGTAATCATGAGTGACTCGGTGCCAACATCTGAAGGACCTGTAATCATGAGTGACTCAGTGCCAACATCTGAAGGACCTGTAATCATGAGTGACTCAGTGCCAACATCGGAAGGACCTGTAATCATGAGTGACTCAGTGCCAACATCTGAAGGACCTGTAATCATGAGTGACTCAGTGTCAACATCTGAAGGACCTGTAATCATGAGTGTCTCAGTGCCAACATCTGAACGATCAGTAGCGAGATTAATTGGAGTCACCCTTTAATGGATTGGTAGTCATTACAGAGCAAATGTGAACACCAGGTAATCAACTGAACACCTGGTAGTCTACTGGTAGTCTAACGAGTAGGTTTGAACTTCTGTCGTTCTGTAGTCTAACTTGTTCAAATGAACACCTGTAGTACTGATAACCTAATTAGAGCAGACTGCTGACGGAGTGACACATCTAGACTACCTTTACCAATATGCGTCTGGCCCACTACAAATGTAGAAGCTATGGAGAGCTTTTTCTTCCTATGTTAAAaagaatattgagaaaattcgtacaACAATCATTTAtataatattttcattttatttcgCAATGAACACACAAAAACAACATAACTCTTTAacatttcctccccccccccccccccttcgcatTCAGgctcagaatatatatatagagagagatttgTAGACACAAAATATTTCGCTAATTCTCGAATATTTCCAAATGTGTGTGGGAACTGAACCAACAACCTGAttgcctggtgttgtggttgtgttgtcagACAGAACCTAAGCTTGTAACAACCGCCAGagctcaggtaaatcaggtcgCTCTGATAAATCAGGTCGCTCTGATAAGTCTTTGCAGTGGACGACTCGATAAGTCAGTGTGGTGGGTTTAGGGAGTTTTATGGTGTGCTAAAGGCAAGATATGCGACAGGGAAGCAGCAGCACTTGTGAGGAGTCACGCCATTGTCCAGATTTACTATGGtcacaggttgtgtgtattcacccaTGAATTCTGTTGGTGTATGTACGTGTTtgttaatgtgtgtgtatgtatgtatgtatgagcaACTCGACGAATATCTAGGGTGGAATAATATCTTACCAAATCACAtggacaaaaattattataaaacaaaacCATCAACAATCATTTTACAATCAACACAATCAATATTTGGTTATTTCACCATATTTAGATTATCCGTTTTCTGTTCACGAGGGAGACAATTTTAATAAGATATCATGGGGGAGACTTCATCGCTCTGCACATTGTTAGACGTCTCTCTCATGACACAATAATGCACCCAGCAGTCTCACTAAGCGCAACTGTTAGTGCATCAGACCGTAAACATATGACAGCGGTCAGCACGATATACCACACAACCGTCACAGAATTTAATAGCAAAACATATCACAAGGTGAGGTtagcatattattattattattatccaatCAAATGAATGGCTGCATGATATCGTTATTTAATTTAGTTTTAAGATATTTCGTGAATAATGTGCGTATGATACTGTAGCGCAGTGGTCTACGACCCGACGTCTTTCGATCATAACGTAGGATTCTACGTTCGATTCCCGTGGTCGTGCTGAGGCGGTTGGGCAATATTTTCTTTCATCTCATGCctctgttaacctagcagtaaataattaCCCGTAACTgtagtgggttgcatcctgggcaagATCTCTAGTTGGCATAGACCAATGGCTCTTAGACAACGTCAGACACTTGGCTTCTAGGGGAGGAATTTAAATCTATGGGGAGGAATTTAATTCTTTGAGGAGGATTTTAAAGCTATTGGGAGGCATTTAAAGCTATAAGGAGGATTTTAAAGCTATTGGGAGGCATTTAAAGCTATAAGGAGGATTTTAAAACTATAGGGATTAATTTTTGTCTGGTGGGAATTGAAGTATTTCAATCAGGGAAGAAACTCCAACCTCGAAAAGAATATACTCTTTACACTGTGTAAATATTTCAAATGAAATtccaatatatatacacaactatgAGAGCCATTGTCACTTACGTTCACAAAAAGGCTGCTTCTGCTGCTTGAGACATAATCCTGTCTAGAGCTATTAAACAATTAAGATTTGAAAGGCGTGATCGTGTTGTTAATATGATACTCTGGAGTAATTTATTAACTACGGTTAGTTTAGTTTCCAGCAACTGGCTGACTGGACGTAGAGGCCGGTATACTACTAGTATACCGTGTATACTAAACGGTGGTATACTAGACCGTGTGTACTAATTTGGAAATGACAGTGACTGAAATTTCGTATGGGACAATATTTGAAAACTACCTTCATATCTAAGCTTGGGGGGTTTTCAACAAATTTTCACAATTGTTGACATTTGCCGACTAGTTGAGATGATAATTTGATATTGTTTGTTATGAATGCCTAGGAAAATTTTGCGAAATTTCGGTCACTGGAAATTTCTGATTCATACCATCGGTTAATAGTGATATTCGTCTACAGTGACAGGCTTACATTCTGAACGCAACTCCATGCTTGTTCCAATTTTTACCAGATTATAACACACCATTTCAAGTAAATTATGTTGCAAACaatttcatatatgaatgatcaaAGAATTATTTGATGAGTTAAGTGTTCGATGACCACAGAAAATAGGGAAAATGAGCCTGTTGATGTTTTTTTTTGTGTTAGGCCTGAATGATTACCCGATTCCGTTGTCATGACCTAAATTTtaattgtggtagtgttgttgatgattttatttttattttaaattgatGCTGTAGTCAAAGTGGTTTGTAACTGCCAATTGTGCTTGTTCCCAGTCAATCTTGAGAGTCGATTACTCTCAACAGTAATGGAACAGCATACATAACACTCTCACAATATCACGTAAGTGCTTATTGTTATCAGACAATATTTTCGTAATGTTAAATCATGCTATTTTTATTTCAACATTCACGTCAGTATTGCGAAGGTGTTTGTCACCGAACTTTACTACTACATCGTCTAGTAACTAAGCaatatatattagtgtattttACTAGCATTTGTCCTCAAAACATAAGACACCATCGCTCATTTTAAATTGCAAATAACCTTTTTAAATATTGTTCtggaacaaaaaaaaatatatatatattttccttccACCGTAAACGACGCAATGTACCTCGATTTTTAGATATCTTTACTGAGCGCTGCTCATCTGTAAGCTCCATGTAAGCAAGAAACTCTAATACAGAACCTAACAAAACTTTTCAATACATTCCTGCTCATTGTGTAATTTATTTTCCTGTCGCCCACTTTAATGTCCACGCAGGAATAAGTATTTACTAAGTGGCCTCGAATTGCTCTCTTGTGTAATATTCCctctaaccacccaatctcactttTTTATCGCAGCCCTCAAAAAATATTCCCTCCAAATAATGTAATATTTCCTCTAACTACCCAATCCTACTTTTTTATCACACCCTTTCGCCAGTGCTCTCAGTGTCTACCCCtagaaacacacccacacacacacccaccctcccccaaACTAACCCCTCTCTCTGTTCCCTATCCTCAATCCTCACCTCGCTCCTGTTCCACTGCATCCTAGAGTTATCCCCATCCCACCCTAACCCActccccattctctctctcagcCCTCGGTACGTTCCAGTACCATTACTCCATGGACGTTGCTTCATGTATTCGCTCCTATCAAAGTTTTTAATTAATTGCTCGCATGAAAATTAATTGAAAACAGCCTTTATGGCACCGCTCAAACATTAAATATCACATTATAAGAACCAATCATAACTTGCTGCACTTTAAAAGTTATTTACAATTTAAAAGTGTTTTTAGATTTTGATTTCCGTCCAGCAACAGTTGCATATAAGAACTTTTTTTCGGATTTTGTCTAAATATTCGCACTTTTTTGGGGGGGCGATATGACTTTTCGCCAGAAAAATCTGGTGCTATTTTTGGGCGAGATATTGCCAGatccatgaagcagttacgcaaacacttacgaacgtgtacatctttcctcaatattttgcggctttggttacatttattaaacagtttacaagcatgaaaacttcccactcAACTGTtgctattattataaacagcctcctggtgcttcggagctcattaactgtttaattattgtaaacaaagccgtcaaagattgagaaaagatgtataagttcgtaagtgcttgcgtaactgcttcgtgaatctggcccctgcttcGCTCACCGTATAACCTTTGTGTTGGTATCCAGTGGTGAGGCTCAGCTGCTTGGTATTCTGCAGCCCTCGTCCCTTGAGCCAGAATTTAAGGATGGAGTTTCACTTAGGGGAAAAGATTGTGCTGTTGAAGTGAATTAAATGTTACCAGTCCACTTACCTGACAAATActtcaatgagagagagagagagagagagagagagagagagagagagagagagagagagagagagagagagagagaaattaatTTCTCTCACGGTGAAATTAATTCACCGTGAGGCAAacggagacagagagaaagagtgatGTAAGGTGAGgtctgaaagagagagagagagagagagaaagacgaaAGAAAAACTATTTTACGAAATATATTTTTACTTTCCTCAGCGCCATCGCCGTCCCCGCAACACAAGTAATATACCAGTATATGGACACTTCTCACCGCTTCTGTAATCATTTCCCGGCGCTCTGTAAGGCGGCTGATACTCTGAGCACTTAACAATGTTACTTTCAAACACCTGTGGTACTTTCCTCAGTTATTTTCAAACACCTGTGGTACTTTTCTCAATTATTTTCAAACACTTGTGGCACTATTCAAGATATTTTCAAACACCTGTGGTACTTTTCTCAGTTATTTTCAAACACCTGTGGTACTTTTCTCAGTTATTTTCAAACACCTGTGGTACTTTCCTCAGTTATTTTCAAACACTTGAGGTACTATTATAGTAGCATTAATATAAAACGAGTTAGATGtacaaataattatttattttgtttattttccaaTCGTAATTAGTATGTCGaattaaaaattattaaaaaaaaaaaattacattttgcGCTCCTCGTCTCGCTGTAATTATCAGTCTAAGCATCAGGTCGTTAAGGGCATTAAAAGCTCTTGTATATGGGAAGGGCCGGACCTAAGGGTCGTTTGGGAGGTGGCATTATTATCGTTGGAAACAGTTGGATTGGAATATACGATCTCACACTCGAAGACCCTTAAGGACTAGGCACTTTATAGTTCGTGAAGTGGCATTCTTGTGTGGGGGAGGgaaaatatatttgtttctccTATTAAATTTTTTTCATCGTAATTTGAATTTGTATATGTCAGATTATGTAGAAATCTTCAAGCATTATAGGCACGCCAAAGAATTTATGttgcaatacacacacacacacactgcactcaGGGACAATGATAGTTACGAGAAAGGGTATAAAttgagtactctctctctctctctctctctctctctctctctctctctctctctctctctctctctctctctcactcacacacacatccttccAGTCGTTACTTGATTAGTGATTCATTGTTAACGGCTGGTACATTGGCAACAGTCTAAGATCTATGGGTTTGTTAAGAATCTCCAGGTCAATGACCGAGTTTGTTATCGCTGGAAAGATGAAACTCTTGGAAAAGTAATAATGATTTCACCTACGACCTTTAGAAAATCTTCCTGTAAAATATTGCTATAAAATCCATGAACTTTATTACAACTTCTCTGTATAAAATATTCGTGCacctattttatttttttaactaagactagggttcatacGGGCTGTCAAATGACGCATCTAGTGAAacagcaagcaagagctgttagctTACCTCAGCTCATCCGCCTgctctagaaactcatttatatcatgaaaaTGAACTTTTAAACTATCACATACGAAACTATCATAAAGAAACCATATAAgaaacctggtgaaactgcaagcaagagctgtaatcctatTTTAAGTCTTTCCGTCCAATAGTATTTTGCTATTTCTACTATCCCTGTCTGTCAAAATTCAAAGCATTTCACCTCTTATAGGCTCTAAGGGTGATGACTGTGTCTACTGGCATACGACTCTCgatcgttccccccccccccctgtcccatcctaaATTCTTATCCTGGCccattctaagtgctatatagtcataatggcttggcgctttccccctgataattccctctctccctccatcgcCTCCTTTCTATATCATATTTCTATTTAATATATTCTCGATCCTTCATTCTCCCAAACTGTGGCGCTCTTTATTCAATATTTGTATTCCATTATTGGTGAATTTATCTCTAACTTTCCATTCCCCTGTTTAGCTGATAACTCTTCTCTTATTATACTTCATTTTTCTAATTATTCTTCCTTTTTCGTATTATTCTTCCTTTCTCTCCTAACAGATTTTGTCGCCCATTGACGATAACAACATTTTGGAGGCGAGAGACGTCATTGTTCATTATAGGAACTTGATTGTTTTTATAAAGCTACGGATGGTAAATATTCGGGAAGATACATGAACTGTTTATTAAAATACAATTCTCCACAAATCTTAGAATTTTGAATTTCTAGCGGCGTCTCTTCACATAACCGTATTTTCTTGGTTCTTAATGAATCATCAGATCATGACTTCATCTATAATATATTGTTCCATAGCACTTTCTTGTTAATGGAGGAATTTCTTTTAAGTTCCCTCTGACTTTTAAATTTGTAAATACTCTTTCCAATTATTATTCCCTAAATAAGTCGATATAATACGAATTAATATCCTATTTGTTATCTTCCTTTTAAATTGGTTTAATTGGCGATAAAATCCATGGAGTTTAAGCAGAGATACGAtgtccagttgttgttgttgttgtttaagatttgctacctggaacaaagagctccaagtagcacaggctatggtgagcccgcagtagaCTTACTACGATGTCCTTAAATAATGTTTATAGCCTCAATACGTTTATATCTTCACAACATATCTATGCAATAACTAAGCAAAGCGAGTCAGTCCTTCGCACCAATTAGCACATTTTCCAGGAAATAAAGTTTGATGAGCTATCGTCCTCAAACCCTGAAAGCTCCCTCTAGTTCCTCCCTAAAAAGAAAATATATCGCATATCTTTTTACTAGTTTTCTTTTTCCGTCCTTTGTTTCATTCTGAAAGCTCTTTCCCCCCGCCTCGTAGGATGACAAAGACAACCTTCTTCCATCTCTCATTTCTTTCAACTGGGATGATTCCAGCTTTCTTGACTCCTGTTTCTCCTCTGAGCAATCCTAGGCCACGTTATCCCAACTTAATTGACATTGTTCATCTTGCATTAGACACAATGTGCATTGCTCAAATGCCGTGCTTCCTCAGTTGTTAAAGGAGAGCGTTTCTGATCACGCTTATGTGATCATATTTCATATTTTCAGATTTCAGATTTCGCCGCAAACTGTCCTCTAAATAAAGACGCTTTTATCCAAAATTTTCCTTTGGTAATCAGTCTCAAAATAAGTTCCTACTTGTAACTCATGGTACTTCAATCTTAAAGTATTTTTATTATCTATTTACAGCAATAAATTATTGGTTAATTACATCATATTGCAGGAATTTCAATATTTGTAATAATTAGAATTAGTTTAGGTGTTAAGAATATTATTGTATTTTAGTAGTGATATATTTTTTACATATTGACAGGTTGTATTTCATGGGATAcagaagggagaggggaaagtGGGTACATTTTGTACCCACTTTCCACATGAGGTGGAAAGTGGGTACAAAATGGGTACAGGAGGAGGAAAGGTGCAAATAGGGAGGCAAAGGCTTCAGACCAAGAGAATGAACCCACAAAGACCAACGGAATACACGTAACTCTTTCATTTCCGTAAGAGCGCGTATTGAACGTTCAAACGTTATCATATATTCTAATTAGTCGCCCTATAACTTGCAGGTTTTAGAAATATGTAGGTAATTCTCTGTAATTAATTACACAAGCCTCCGCCAGGTGGCTCGAGGTGGTGTTTTAATAGGTGTTTAATCTTGGATTAAACACCTATTATTATGTTTAATCCAAGATTCACTAACCGTTGAACACAAACTGAAGCACCGGAATTTTAACGATTTGGTCAACAGCGTCGAAACTGAGGTGCGTGAAGGCAGAAAACTTGCCTGGTCGGTATATCAACAAAAAAAGTCGTCTCTATACCGGTGCTAgtagtggtacagttgactagggggcgtctgggaatacccagcgcccaggttcgaaccctcacctaggctcctgtggatttgctcACAttttatatcacgttattgtgatttctgtgtctaATCTCACGTTGTTCCAACTCCTATTTATCCCcctcattttattttttattttcttgtaaaTGTTTAATATTTAATTTCTTATTCCTCTTGTTTGTATTTTATTTACAAATTCTCATTATcaataatgataatgttgtcAATGTTATTAATCATTATCAATATTATCAATATTATAGTTAAGAATGTAATCATTAGTTAGACTCTCTTACCTTCATTTTCCTTCTTTATTCTTTTTATTTAGTTACTTCCTTGTTTACGTGGTTGTTAAGCCACATAagaatttttaataaaatataactgAGGGTAATATGGCAGTAATAATTTACATATTTAAAATGATATTCCTATTAAGGATTTACATacattttcagtaaaaaaaaaatgtctgTAGCTACAATGGCCCCGTTTTCATAGCAAGGAAATATAAGACTAATTTGAGAATAGTTTTTTCAGAGCGTCACTGTACGTTGCTAAATTAAGCTGGTATTATCTGAAGTTTTTATCTGTAGTTAATAAAAGCCTCTGTCCACGATATAACCTAATCGCTCAAGGATTAAGGAATAAACAAGACATTATTCTCGGAGTAATCAACAAATGCATGCGACAAAAACAAAACAGAATTCAGGAATTTGGGGGTTCGACTCCCAAAAAAAAGAAAGGTTTTGCAGGACTTGAAATCTACAGAGTGTATAAATTTG encodes:
- the LOC138365657 gene encoding saposin-like protein 11 produces the protein MSDSVPTSEGPVIMSDSVSTSEGPVIMSDSVPTSEGPVIMSDSVSTSEGPVIMSDSVPTSEGPVVMSDSVPTSEGPVIMSDSVSTSEGSVIMSDSVSTSEGPVIMSDSVSTSEGPVIMSDSVSTSEGPVIMSDSVPTSEGPVIMSDSVPTSEGPVIMSDSVPTSEGPVIMSDSVPTSEGPVIMSDSVSTSEGPVIMSVSVPTSERSVARLIGVTL